The following proteins are co-located in the Phoenix dactylifera cultivar Barhee BC4 unplaced genomic scaffold, palm_55x_up_171113_PBpolish2nd_filt_p 000077F, whole genome shotgun sequence genome:
- the LOC103715088 gene encoding uncharacterized protein LOC103715088, which translates to MVETRRSSASSKRPISLPSPSPSSPSAKRSKVEATLKAHQLEPREEAAPGAEDLQVAPDPPAAADPPREAGHGSPEQENRPEDGAGQSSVLQLPTQEQTAKADGEQLGAVPLELSKKRDLKVQPKAWAKLLSQCSQNPHLVICGSQFTVGQGPSCNLSLKDPSVGRTLCKLKHLECRGAPGALLEIIGRKGIVQVNGKIIEQISQVVLMGGDEVVFGSSRRHAYIFQPLASDKLTTPASCSALGILDAQDVPTKEIQFESRSGDPSAVAGASILASLSNHKKDLSVLPPASSGDNAHEGVQRPALPSACDVSEGCNSDLDKNCDAGTGNTEHNGSTEVPSGDKAAVVLSTDLGANEATQHGTIGSDAQLDGDIGKTSGANYEIRPLVKMIAGSSTAELDLTGNIFKVFEDQRELLRDLDTPASLPTTRCQAFKDGLKQGIVDASDIQVSFESFPYYLSDNTKNLLLSCAYIHLECKEFIKYATEISSVNPRILLTGPTGSEIYQETLVKALARHFGARLLIIDSLQLPGGPSSKDSESLKEGGRVEKASFFSKRGALLDLRRPTSSVEADMMGTSMLNSRSLPKQEASTTSSKKYTFKEGDRVRYVGSGPSSGFPLQAPESGPNYDYRGKVVLAFEENGASKIGVRFDKQILEGNDLGGLCEEDHGFFCTADLLRPESSGGEDIERLAINELLEVVSEESKNGPLIILIKDIEKSMAGGTDTYLTLKSKLELMPAGVLIIGSHTQIDNRKEKSHPGGLLFTKFGSNQTALLDFAFPDNLGRLHERSKEIPKTMKQLTRLFPNKLSIQLPQDEAQLLDWKEQLDRDVETLKAKSNILSIRSFLSRNGLDCNDLETISIKDQTLTNENVDKIVGFALSHHLKNNKIEASAKDAKLVLSNDSIKHGLGMLQSIQSDTKSPKKSLKDVVTENEFEKRLLADVIPPDDIGVTFVDIGALENVKDTLKELVMLPLQRPELFCKGQLTKPCKGILLFGPPGTGKTMLAKAVATEAGANFINISMSSITSKWFGEGEKYVKAVFSLASKIAPSVIFVDEVDSMLGRRENPGEHEAMRKMKNEFMVNWDGLRTKDKERVLVLAATNRPFDLDDAVIRRFPRRLMVNLPDASNREKILRVILAKEELTPDVALEALANMTDGYSGSDLKNLCVTAAHCPIREVLEKEKKERSSALAEGRPLPALHGSDDIRPLSMEDLKYAHEQVCASVSSESTNMSELLQWNELYGEGGSRKKKALSYFM; encoded by the exons ATGGTTGAGACGAGGCGGAGCTCGGCGTCCTCGAAGCGCCCCATTTCTttgccctccccctccccctcgtCTCCCTCCGCCAAACGCTCCAAG GTGGAGGCGACCTTGAAGGCGCACCAGTTGGAGCCGAGGGAGGAGGCGGCGCCGGGCGCTGAGGACCTCCAGGTCGCGCCTGATCCGCCGGCTGCCGCTGATCCGCCGAGGGAGGCCGGCCATGGCTCGCCGGAACAGGAGAACAGGCCCGAGGATGGGGCAGGGCAGAGTTCCGTGCTTCAATTGCCGACCCAAG AGCAAACAGCAAAAGCTGATGGAGAACAATTGGGGGCGGTGCCGTTGGAACTCTCGAAGAAACGGGACTTGAAGGTGCAGCCGAAGGCGTGGGCGAAACTTCTTTCGCAGTGTTCGCAG AACCCTCATCTTGTTATCTGTGGTTCTCAATTCACTGTTGGTCAAGGACCAAGCTGCAACTTATCATTGAAGGATCCATCTGTTGGCAGGACTCTTTGTAAACTGAAACATCTTGAG TGTAGAGGTGCACCAGGGGCCTTGCTTGAAATAATAGGAAGAAAAGGCATTGTGCAAGTTAATGGAAAAATCATTGAGCAAATCTCGCAAGTAGTTCTCATGGGAGGGGATGAGGTTGTTTTCGGTTCATCCAGGAGGCATGCTTAT ATTTTTCAACCACTTGCTAGTGACAAATTAACTACACCTGCATCATGTTCTGCACTTGGCATTTTGGATGCACAGGATGTTCCTACCAAAGAGATTCAATTTGAGAGCAGATCTGGAGACCCTTCAGCTGTTGCTGGAGCGTCAATATTGGCTTCTCTATCTAATCATAAGAAAGATCTGTCAGTCCTTCCACCAGCATCCAGTGGTGATAATGCTCATGAAGGAGTACAAAGGCCTGCCCTGCCATCTGCTTGTGATGTATCAGAGGGTTGCAATTCAGACCTTGATAAGAACTGCGATGCTGGGACGGGTAATACTGAGCATAATGGGAGTACTGAGGTTCCTTCTGGTGATAAGGCTGCTGTTGTTTTATCTACCGATCTTGGTGCTAATGAAGCAACTCAGCATGGTACCATTGGTTCAGATGCTCAACTTGATGGAGATATTGGAAAGACTTCTGGTGCAAACTATGAGATAAGACCACTTGTGAAGATGATTGCAGGATCATCGACTGCTGAACTGGATTTGACTGGAAACATATTTAAAGTGTTTGAGGATCAGAGGGAGCTCCTTAGGGATCTTGATACCCCAGCATCCTTGCCTACTACTAGATGCCAAGCCTTTAAggatggtttgaaacaggggatTGTTGATGCTAGTGATATCCAAGTCTCCTTTGAAAGTTTTCCCTACTATCTTAG TGACAATACAAAAAATTTACTTCTATCATGTGCATACATTCACCTGGAATGCAAGGAGTTTATAAAATATGCTACCGAGATTTCATCTGTAAATCCGCGAATTCTATTAACTGGTCCAACAG GATCTGAAATCTATCAAGAGACTTTGGTAAAGGCCCTTGCAAGACACTTTGGTGCTAGATTACTCATAATAGATTCTCTTCAGCTACCTGGT GGTCCATCTTCGAAGGACTCGGAATCCCTAAAAGAAGGTGGCAGGGTCGAGAAAGCAAGCTTCTTTTCTAAGCGTGGTGCACTGCTTGATCTTAGAAGACCAACTTCGAGTGTAGAGGCTGACATGATGGGGACATCTATGTTAAATTCCCGTTCTTTGCCAAAGCAGGAGGCATCAACAACATCATCAAAGAAATACACATTTAAAGAAG GCGATAGGGTAAGATATGTTGGTTCAGGACCTTCATCAGGCTTTCCTCTTCAGGCTCCTGAGAG TGGTCCAAATTATGATTATCGAGGTAAAGTTGTTCTTGCTTTTGAGGAAAACGGAGCCTCCAAAATTGGAGTTAGATTTGATAAGCAAATTCTTGAGGGTAACGATCTTGGGGGGCTATGCGAGGAAGATCATGGCTTCTTTTGCACTG CTGATTTACTCCGCCCAGAATCTTCTGGAGGTGAAGACATTGAAAGACTTGCCATCAATGAGTTACTAGAG GTTGTATctgaagaaagtaaaaatggtcCTTTAATCATTCTAATAAAAGACATAGAGAAATCTATGGCTGGAGGTACAGATACATATTTAACTTTGAAGAGCAAGCTTGAATTGATGCCAGCAGGTGTTCTAATTATAGGTTCCCATACGCAGATAGACAACCGCAAAGAGAAG TCACATCCTGGAGGTCTTCTCTTCACAAAATTTGGAAGCAACCAGACAGCACTGCTTGACTTTGCTTTCCCG GATAACCTTGGTCGGCTCCATGAGAGAAGCAAAGAAATTCCGAAGACCATGAAGCAACTCACTAGATTATTTCCTAATAAACTTTCTATCCAACTTCCACAG GACGAAGCCCAACTTTTAGATTGGAAAGAACAATTGGATCGTGATGTTGAAACTCTGAAGGCCAAATCCAATATTCTTAGCATCCGCTCT TTTCTAAGTCGCAATGGATTAGACTGTAATGATCTTGAAACGATATCCATAAAGGATCAAACACTTACAAATGAAA aTGTGGATAAAATAGTTGGCTTTGCACTTAGTCACCACCTTAAGAACAATAAAATTGAAGCATCTGCAAAGGATGCTAAGCTTGTACTTTCCAATGACAG CATTAAGCACGGGCTGGGTATGCTACAAAGCATCCAAAGTGATACTAAGAGTCCAAAGAAATCACTCAAG GATGTGGTTACTGAGAATGAATTTGAGAAAAGACTTCTAGCTGATGTTATTCCACCCGATGACATTGGAGTTACTTTTGTTGACATTGGAGCTTTAGAGAATGTGAAGGACACATTGAAAGAGTTGGTGATGCTTCCTCTACAAAGACCAGAATTGTTCTGCAAAGGACAATTGACAAAG ccCTGCAAAGGAATACTGCTCTTTGGTCCTCCTGGTACGGGAAAGACCATGCTTGCTAAAGCTGTTGCAACGGAAGCAGGTGCAAATTTTATCAATATATCAATGTCAAGCATCACCTCAAAG TGGTTTGGGGAAGGAGAGAAGTATGTCAAAGCAGTTTTCTCATTAGCAAGCAAAATTGCTCCTAGCGTCATTTTTGTTGACGAG GTTGACAGTATGCTGGGCAGGCGAGAAAATCCTGGAGAACATGAAGCCATGCGCAAGATGAAAAATGAATTCATGGTGAACTGGGATGGATTGCGCACAAAAGATAAAGAACGTGTATTGGTGCTTGCTGCCACCAATAGGCCTTTTGACCTTGATGATGCTGTCATAAGGAGGTTTCCTCGGAG ATTAATGGTAAACTTACCAGATGCATCAAATAGAGAAAAAATTCTCAGAGTAATATTAGCCAAAGAGGAGCTGACACCAGATGTTGCTTTGGAAGCACTTGCCAATATGACGGATGGATATTCAGGAAGCGACTTGAAG AATCTCTGTGTAACTGCTGCACATTGCCCCATTAGAGAAGTTctggaaaaggaaaagaag GAGAGAAGTTCAGCATTAGCAGAAGGTAGACCTTTACCTGCATTGCATGGAAGTGATGACATCCGTCCTTTAAGCATGGAAGACTTGAAATATGCACATGAGCAG GTATGTGCTAGTGTATCATCTGAATCCACAAACATGAGTGAGCTTCTACAATGGAATGAGCTCTATGGCGAAGGTGGGTCGAGGAAGAAGAAAGCACTGAGCTATTTCATGTAA
- the LOC103715121 gene encoding protein LURP-one-related 11-like, whose product MAKVYHHHPLFPPPPPPPPSNASPCLTSSREIYTLWMKSLVLHGNGCTIYDSNGEVVYRVDNYDQKRCNEVYLMDQGGKTLYKIQRKKLRVFGRWEAYRYNDLNGEEKKPTFRVQKACGILKRSQSFGVKVMGCGRENKASCKIETLKHQSVYRILDMAGGLLAQVQRKHTASGVLLGEDVMTLVVEPNTDRLLVMGLVVVCCLINH is encoded by the exons ATGGCCAAGGTCTACCACCATCAccctctcttccctcctcctcctcctcctcctccttccaatGCTTCTCCTTGTCTGACTTCTAGTAGAGAGATTTATACTCTTTGGATGAAGTCATTGGTGTTGCATGGGAATGGTTGCACCATTTATGATTCCAACGGAGAAGTAGTTTATCGTGTCGATAACTACGACCAGAAGCGTTGCAATGAGGTCTACCTCATGGATCAAGGTGGCAAGACTCTTTACAAGATACAAAGAAAG AAGCTTCGGGTGTTTGGAAGATGGGAAGCCTATCGTTACAATGACTTgaatggagaagagaaaaagCCTACATTTAGAGTCCAAAAGGCTTGTGGGATTCTGAAAAGAAGTCAGTCCTTTGGAGTCAAAGTTATGGGGTGTGGCAGGGAGAACAAGGCTAGTTGCAAGATAGAGACACTGAAGCACCAGTCAGTCTACAGAATACTGGACATGGCTGGGGGACTTTTGGCACAG GTTCAAAGGAAGCACACTGCTTCAGGAGTTCTCCTTGGAGAAGATGTTATGACATTGGTGGTGGAGCCCAACACAGACCGTTTGCTCGTTATGGGACTCGTCGTTGTTTGCTGTCTTATAAATCATTGA